In Flavobacterium cerinum, one genomic interval encodes:
- a CDS encoding RNA polymerase sigma factor produces MSLSLEQSFVSQLEEHQNIIHKICRLYTSDEDSHKDLFQEITIQLWKAFPQFRGEAKFTTWAYRVALNTAITLYRKKTKSVNTIEFDSKIHRFNHEDYNYEEEEQIKLLYKAVHQLNDIEKALVFMYLEDKDYTEIAETLGISEVNARVKMNRIKGKLKKIVNP; encoded by the coding sequence ATGAGTTTGAGTCTGGAACAGTCCTTTGTATCACAATTAGAAGAACATCAGAATATTATACACAAGATTTGCAGGTTGTATACTTCTGATGAGGATTCGCATAAAGATTTATTTCAGGAGATTACCATTCAGCTTTGGAAAGCCTTTCCGCAATTTCGCGGGGAAGCCAAATTTACCACCTGGGCTTACCGGGTTGCTTTAAACACTGCCATTACCTTATACCGAAAGAAAACCAAATCGGTTAACACCATAGAATTTGACAGTAAAATACACCGATTTAACCACGAGGATTATAACTATGAAGAAGAAGAACAGATTAAGTTGTTGTATAAAGCCGTACATCAGTTAAATGATATTGAAAAGGCATTGGTTTTTATGTACCTTGAAGACAAGGATTATACAGAAATCGCCGAAACCCTTGGAATTAGTGAAGTTAATGCCCGGGTAAAAATGAACCGGATCAAGGGGAAACTAAAAAAAATTGTAAATCCATAA
- a CDS encoding type II asparaginase yields MRKIISLLFTVLIVFQIQGQSKNTKNKEIELPRIMILATGGTIAGSGESSSKAAYTAGQIPIDNLLNAVPQIHEMARIKGEQIAQIGSQDMNVETWLKLSNRINAIFENNEADGVVITHGTDTQEETAYFLSLTVKSDKPVVLVGAMRPATAMSQDGNRNLFDAVMVAAAPNSQGIGVVTAMNEEIYAARDVTKTVTTSTATFKSRNFGPIGLIYDGKVSYYYKSLRNPEQKFNIKGLKKLPQVEIIYGYADASPRAITATVEEGAKGIVYAGMGNGNFNAPVGKALENAVKKGVTVCRAARVGAGRVTLLNEVDDQALGFVVADDLSPQKARILLMLALTQTHDQKTIQDIFFKY; encoded by the coding sequence ATGAGAAAGATAATAAGTTTATTGTTTACTGTTTTGATCGTATTTCAAATACAGGGACAATCCAAAAATACCAAGAATAAAGAGATAGAATTACCTCGTATAATGATCTTGGCTACCGGTGGTACTATAGCCGGTTCAGGAGAATCTTCCTCAAAAGCAGCTTATACTGCCGGACAAATACCGATTGATAATTTATTAAATGCTGTACCGCAAATTCATGAAATGGCCCGAATAAAAGGGGAGCAGATTGCTCAGATCGGAAGTCAGGATATGAATGTGGAGACCTGGTTAAAATTGAGTAATCGTATCAATGCAATTTTCGAAAATAATGAAGCAGATGGTGTTGTTATAACACACGGTACAGATACACAGGAAGAAACGGCCTATTTTTTATCACTAACCGTTAAGTCAGATAAGCCGGTTGTTTTGGTAGGTGCTATGCGTCCGGCAACGGCGATGAGCCAGGATGGAAACCGAAATCTTTTTGATGCTGTGATGGTTGCAGCCGCCCCGAATAGTCAGGGAATCGGAGTAGTAACGGCAATGAATGAAGAAATCTATGCTGCTCGTGATGTGACTAAAACGGTAACAACAAGTACAGCAACTTTTAAGTCTCGAAATTTTGGACCGATAGGCTTGATTTATGATGGAAAAGTAAGTTATTATTATAAGTCATTACGTAATCCTGAGCAAAAATTCAATATAAAAGGACTAAAAAAGTTGCCACAGGTTGAGATTATTTACGGATATGCAGATGCTAGCCCTAGAGCTATTACGGCTACGGTTGAAGAAGGTGCTAAAGGGATTGTATATGCAGGTATGGGAAATGGTAACTTTAATGCTCCGGTTGGAAAAGCATTAGAAAATGCGGTTAAAAAAGGAGTGACTGTCTGTCGGGCAGCTCGTGTCGGTGCGGGGAGAGTGACGCTACTCAATGAAGTGGATGATCAGGCGCTAGGGTTTGTAGTGGCTGACGATTTAAGTCCGCAGAAAGCCCGTATATTGTTGATGTTAGCTTTGACACAGACTCATGATCAGAAGACAATACAAGACATTTTCTTTAAATATTGA
- the aspA gene encoding aspartate ammonia-lyase: MKSTRKEHDFLGELEIPNEKYYGVQTLRAKMNFNITGITLNNEKGLIKALAQVKKAAALANKDCHVLEPKIADAICFACDKVIEGKFDDEFVSDLIQGGAGTSVNMNANEVIANIALEYLGHEKGDYKYVHPNNHVNCSQSTNDAYPTAVRLALYYKLETFCKILTRLGEAFAAKGEEFEDVLKMGRTQLQDAVPMTLGQEFQGFATTIAEDVQRLHEAQKLLLEVNMGATAIGTKVNAPEGYPELCVRYLAEETGLPLQLSPDLIEATSDTGSFVLVMGTLKRTAVKLSKICNDLRLLSSGPRTGLNEINLPPCQPGSSIMPGKVNPVIPEVVNQTCFYVIGQDMTVTMASEAGQLQLNVMEPVIGFALFTSLEYLGNSITTLIDKCVVGITANKEHCAKLVMNSIGIVTQLNPILGYETCASIAGEALLSGKNVHQIVVNERKLITQDKWDEIYAMENLIHPKLIVS, encoded by the coding sequence ATGAAAAGCACAAGAAAAGAGCATGATTTTTTAGGAGAACTAGAAATCCCAAATGAAAAATATTATGGTGTTCAGACATTACGAGCTAAAATGAATTTTAATATTACAGGTATTACCCTTAATAATGAGAAAGGATTAATAAAGGCATTAGCACAAGTAAAAAAAGCGGCTGCTTTAGCGAATAAAGATTGCCATGTCTTAGAGCCTAAAATTGCAGATGCGATATGTTTTGCTTGTGATAAAGTGATAGAAGGAAAATTTGATGACGAATTTGTTAGTGATCTGATACAAGGAGGCGCAGGAACATCTGTCAATATGAATGCTAATGAAGTTATTGCCAACATAGCATTGGAATATTTGGGACATGAAAAAGGAGATTATAAATATGTACATCCGAATAATCATGTAAACTGTTCTCAATCAACGAATGATGCTTATCCTACAGCTGTACGATTAGCACTATATTATAAATTAGAAACTTTTTGCAAAATATTGACTCGATTAGGAGAGGCTTTTGCTGCTAAAGGTGAAGAATTTGAAGATGTCCTAAAAATGGGGCGCACCCAACTTCAAGATGCTGTACCAATGACTCTTGGGCAAGAGTTTCAAGGTTTTGCTACTACTATTGCTGAAGATGTACAGCGATTGCATGAAGCGCAAAAATTGCTGTTAGAAGTTAATATGGGAGCAACGGCAATAGGAACAAAAGTCAATGCTCCTGAAGGTTATCCGGAATTATGTGTGCGTTATCTCGCAGAAGAAACCGGATTACCACTTCAATTATCACCTGATTTAATTGAAGCGACCAGCGATACCGGTTCCTTTGTTCTTGTAATGGGAACTTTAAAAAGAACAGCTGTAAAGCTATCTAAAATATGTAATGATTTACGATTATTAAGTTCTGGACCTCGTACAGGTTTGAATGAAATAAATCTTCCTCCTTGTCAGCCGGGATCCTCAATTATGCCGGGTAAAGTTAATCCGGTAATTCCGGAGGTTGTTAATCAAACGTGTTTTTATGTCATCGGACAGGATATGACGGTTACAATGGCTTCCGAAGCAGGTCAACTACAACTTAATGTGATGGAACCGGTTATTGGTTTTGCATTGTTTACTTCACTGGAATATTTAGGTAACAGTATTACTACTTTAATTGATAAATGTGTTGTTGGCATCACTGCTAACAAGGAACACTGTGCTAAATTAGTAATGAATAGCATCGGTATAGTAACACAGTTAAATCCGATTTTAGGATATGAAACCTGTGCCAGTATTGCCGGTGAAGCTTTGTTATCGGGTAAAAATGTACATCAAATTGTTGTGAACGAAAGAAAATTGATAACCCAGGATAAGTGGGATGAGATTTATGCAATGGAAAATTTAATCCATCCGAAATTAATTGTATCTTAA
- a CDS encoding lysophospholipid acyltransferase family protein has translation MGLFKRNPFGHILFIKKWLIRVFGALTHRRYRGFNELQIDGSEIIRALPDKNVLFISNHQTYFADVVAMFHVFNASLKGREDNIKNIGYLWEPKLNIYYVAAKETMQAGLLPRILSYVGAITVERTWRSKGKDVAENEKRDVNPNDTENIKIALADGWVITFPQGTTKSFKPVRKGTAHIIKQHKPVVVPIVIDGFRRSFDKKGLRLKKKGILQSFIIKEPLDIDYENDTIDEIVEKVEFAIEQHPSFLKVIPAEEIEAQEELNRQRQWDY, from the coding sequence ATGGGATTGTTTAAAAGAAATCCTTTTGGACATATACTCTTTATAAAAAAATGGCTGATCCGTGTTTTTGGTGCACTTACACATCGAAGATACCGCGGTTTTAACGAATTGCAGATTGACGGATCGGAAATTATAAGAGCATTACCGGATAAAAATGTACTTTTTATCTCCAACCACCAGACTTATTTTGCCGATGTCGTGGCGATGTTTCATGTATTTAATGCCAGTTTAAAAGGTAGGGAAGACAATATTAAGAACATCGGATACCTTTGGGAACCGAAACTCAATATTTATTATGTGGCGGCCAAAGAGACAATGCAGGCCGGACTTTTACCCCGAATATTATCGTATGTCGGAGCAATTACAGTAGAGCGTACCTGGCGATCAAAAGGTAAAGATGTCGCTGAAAATGAAAAAAGAGATGTAAATCCAAACGATACCGAAAACATTAAAATAGCCTTGGCTGACGGATGGGTGATTACATTTCCTCAGGGAACGACTAAATCATTCAAACCGGTTCGAAAAGGAACGGCACATATTATCAAACAGCATAAACCGGTTGTCGTACCGATTGTTATTGACGGATTCCGTCGATCGTTTGATAAAAAAGGACTGCGATTAAAGAAAAAAGGAATACTACAATCTTTTATCATTAAAGAACCGCTCGATATTGATTATGAAAATGATACCATCGATGAAATCGTAGAAAAAGTAGAATTTGCAATTGAACAACACCCGTCGTTTTTAAAAGTAATCCCGGCTGAAGAAATTGAAGCCCAGGAAGAACTGAACAGACAGCGACAATGGGATTATTAA
- a CDS encoding tRNA-(ms[2]io[6]A)-hydroxylase, with the protein MLGLKLKTDPRWVTIVESNIQEILTDHAWCEQKAATNAISIITINSEKEELVTEMLKIAREELEHFEMVHDIIKERGLALGRERKDDYVNELAKFLKKGGSRNESLVDRLLFSAMIEARSCERFKVLSQNIQDEKLATFYRELMISEAGHYTTFLNFARKYTETTDVEKRWQEWIAYETSIITKYGKQETIHG; encoded by the coding sequence ATGCTAGGCTTAAAATTAAAAACCGACCCAAGATGGGTTACTATAGTAGAATCGAATATTCAGGAAATCTTAACTGATCATGCCTGGTGTGAGCAAAAAGCGGCTACAAACGCTATATCGATAATTACAATTAATTCCGAAAAGGAAGAATTGGTAACCGAAATGCTTAAAATTGCCCGGGAAGAACTGGAACATTTTGAGATGGTACATGATATTATTAAAGAACGGGGATTAGCTTTAGGCAGAGAGCGAAAAGATGATTATGTAAATGAACTGGCTAAATTCTTGAAAAAAGGAGGCAGTCGCAATGAATCGCTTGTTGACCGACTTTTATTTTCTGCGATGATTGAAGCGCGTAGTTGTGAACGTTTTAAAGTTTTATCACAAAACATTCAGGATGAAAAGCTGGCCACTTTTTACCGGGAGCTTATGATAAGTGAAGCCGGACATTATACTACCTTTTTAAATTTTGCCCGAAAATATACTGAAACGACAGATGTAGAAAAACGTTGGCAGGAATGGATTGCGTATGAAACCTCTATTATTACCAAATACGGAAAACAAGAAACGATACACGGTTAA
- a CDS encoding anaerobic C4-dicarboxylate transporter family protein, translating to MLLIQFIILIAMILIGSQMKGIGLGVMGMVGLMIFVFLFHMRPGDPPIDVMLVIMTIVSTAATLQACGGLDYLVQLAEKIIRSNPSKIVFIAPFTVYFFCLFAGTAHLLYSLLPIISEVAAKKRIRPERPLSVSVIASHLAITGSPMSAATAAFAGAGILAYPGALIDIMKICIPACLVGILFSCLAVLKKGKELEEDPVFIEKMKDPEFAKSLDSEPGNQPKKLKKGAKTSVVIFAIAVLLIVLAGACPQLLPQFGSGDATLILTASGELKMVGVISIVTLTASALMMLLTKTSAVEVTKVSLFSAMATAVVSVFGVVWMSATFMAHNQVVIKGFMEEIVTQYPWSFAIAVFALGALMFSQAATTKTMMPLGMALGVPHYSLIAIFPAVNADFVLPGYPTLLAAINFDRTGSTKIGKFVVNHSFMVPGLVAVIVAIAMGFLLGAFL from the coding sequence ATGTTATTAATACAGTTTATAATCTTAATAGCAATGATTCTGATCGGATCTCAGATGAAAGGTATCGGATTGGGAGTAATGGGGATGGTAGGATTAATGATTTTTGTATTCCTGTTTCATATGCGTCCGGGTGATCCGCCGATTGATGTAATGCTAGTTATCATGACTATAGTGTCAACTGCAGCAACATTACAGGCATGTGGAGGTTTAGATTATTTAGTACAATTAGCCGAGAAAATTATTCGAAGTAATCCCTCTAAAATCGTTTTTATAGCACCGTTCACTGTTTATTTCTTTTGCCTTTTTGCCGGTACTGCTCATTTATTATATTCATTATTGCCTATTATATCAGAAGTTGCTGCCAAAAAAAGAATCCGGCCTGAACGTCCGTTAAGTGTGTCAGTTATCGCTTCCCATTTGGCGATAACCGGTAGTCCGATGAGTGCCGCAACAGCAGCTTTTGCAGGTGCGGGAATATTAGCGTATCCCGGAGCCTTGATAGACATTATGAAAATTTGTATTCCGGCATGTCTTGTGGGGATTTTATTTTCCTGTCTTGCTGTACTAAAAAAAGGAAAAGAACTGGAGGAAGATCCTGTTTTTATAGAAAAGATGAAAGATCCTGAGTTTGCCAAAAGCCTGGATTCTGAACCGGGAAATCAACCGAAAAAACTAAAAAAAGGAGCAAAAACCTCCGTTGTTATCTTTGCTATCGCCGTCTTATTAATCGTTCTTGCGGGTGCCTGTCCGCAATTATTACCTCAATTCGGATCCGGTGACGCTACTTTGATTTTAACGGCAAGCGGAGAACTAAAAATGGTGGGTGTTATCAGTATAGTTACCCTAACGGCATCGGCTCTTATGATGCTGTTAACAAAAACCAGTGCTGTCGAAGTAACAAAAGTCAGCTTGTTTAGTGCTATGGCTACCGCAGTTGTCTCTGTATTCGGTGTTGTTTGGATGAGTGCCACATTTATGGCACATAATCAGGTTGTTATAAAAGGATTTATGGAAGAAATCGTCACACAATATCCATGGTCTTTTGCTATTGCTGTTTTTGCTTTAGGCGCTTTAATGTTTAGTCAGGCTGCCACAACAAAAACAATGATGCCATTGGGGATGGCACTCGGTGTTCCTCATTATTCCCTGATCGCAATCTTTCCGGCTGTTAATGCTGATTTTGTATTACCCGGGTATCCGACATTATTGGCTGCTATCAACTTTGATAGAACCGGTAGTACAAAAATTGGAAAATTTGTGGTCAATCACAGTTTTATGGTTCCGGGGTTAGTTGCCGTTATTGTCGCCATTGCGATGGGATTCCTGCTAGGAGCCTTTTTATAA
- a CDS encoding DUF4268 domain-containing protein has product MFSKEEAQKIKKEFWTEFATAYPRKWLLYDTKIKDFSFKFYVDNKKAQVTLDIESKDDEKRKIYYEKIESLRSILHDEFLPDAILERNFYLETGKIISKIWIEKTGISLFNKASWPETFDFFNETMDAFERFFYEYEDYIRDLEINT; this is encoded by the coding sequence ATGTTCAGTAAAGAAGAAGCTCAAAAGATAAAAAAAGAATTCTGGACCGAATTTGCGACTGCTTATCCCCGGAAATGGTTGTTATATGACACCAAAATCAAGGACTTTTCCTTTAAGTTTTATGTCGATAATAAAAAAGCTCAGGTCACATTGGATATTGAAAGTAAAGATGATGAAAAGCGAAAGATCTATTACGAAAAAATCGAGTCGCTACGCAGTATTTTACATGATGAATTTCTACCGGATGCTATTTTAGAACGCAACTTTTACCTGGAAACCGGAAAAATAATCAGTAAGATATGGATCGAGAAAACCGGTATTAGTCTTTTTAACAAAGCCAGTTGGCCGGAGACTTTCGATTTTTTCAATGAAACGATGGATGCTTTCGAGCGTTTCTTTTATGAATATGAAGATTATATCCGTGATTTAGAAATCAACACCTAA
- a CDS encoding NUDIX hydrolase, producing the protein MDFQDFLKYIPKIEKEKLLASDAHIKMAPLERISTLKEASYVDKNPRRAAVMMLFYPKNQVTHLVLIVRNSYPGIHSSQIAFPGGKVEPEDRNLIHTALRETHEEVGIAPNLIEVIKPFSEIYIPPSNFLVSPFMGIAMNELHFIPQLEEVAQIIELPLDQFLDDEIIVEVTMTTSYATNIKVPAFQIEDHIVWGATAMMMSELKETVKNVI; encoded by the coding sequence ATGGACTTTCAGGATTTTTTAAAATATATACCAAAAATAGAAAAAGAAAAACTTCTGGCATCGGATGCACATATAAAAATGGCACCCCTGGAACGTATTTCGACCCTGAAGGAAGCAAGTTATGTTGACAAAAATCCTAGAAGGGCCGCAGTAATGATGCTGTTTTACCCGAAAAATCAGGTAACACATCTGGTGCTGATTGTACGAAATTCGTATCCCGGTATTCATTCGTCCCAAATCGCATTTCCCGGTGGTAAAGTCGAACCGGAAGACCGAAACCTGATTCACACGGCTTTACGCGAAACACACGAAGAAGTTGGGATTGCACCTAATCTGATCGAAGTGATCAAACCGTTTAGTGAGATTTATATTCCGCCCAGTAATTTTTTGGTTTCTCCTTTTATGGGAATTGCAATGAATGAACTGCATTTTATCCCGCAATTAGAAGAAGTCGCTCAGATTATTGAACTGCCATTAGATCAATTTCTGGATGACGAAATAATTGTGGAAGTCACCATGACAACTTCTTATGCAACCAATATCAAAGTGCCGGCCTTTCAGATCGAAGACCATATTGTTTGGGGCGCCACTGCTATGATGATGAGCGAACTCAAAGAAACTGTTAAGAATGTAATCTAA
- a CDS encoding glycosyltransferase family 4 protein: MPLLLIIGYVWPEPGSSAAGSRMLQLIRFFQSEGFAVTFASPAAHSEFAINLYSIGVTPETIRLNCSSFDDFIREIRPDVVLFDRFMMEEQFGWRVARYCPDAIRILDTEDLHCLREARRLAYKRQTDYREELVTLEIAKREIASIFRSDLTLMISEFEMELLVNNFKVDPAIIHYIPLLVDSEQSSLVPFEERKNFVFIGNFFHEPNWNCVKVLKNEIWPVLKEKVPEATMQIYGAYATQKVTDLHNPKERFWIMGRADDAKEVITNARVLLAPIRFGAGIKGKLLEAMLYGTPTVTTTIGAESMQDNGDWNGYISDDAAAFIANAATLYSDSELWNRKQQNGYRIVKARYTAKWHLEALKQRLHDLQHDLKQHRQANFIGAMLQHHSMQSTHYMAKWIAEKNKATQ; encoded by the coding sequence ATGCCGTTACTACTTATCATCGGTTATGTTTGGCCGGAACCGGGATCATCGGCAGCCGGAAGCAGAATGCTGCAATTAATCCGCTTTTTTCAGTCTGAAGGTTTTGCGGTTACATTTGCCAGTCCGGCAGCGCACAGTGAATTTGCGATTAATTTGTATTCAATTGGCGTAACTCCCGAAACCATTCGACTTAATTGTTCCAGTTTTGATGATTTTATTCGGGAAATCAGACCGGATGTCGTGTTATTTGATCGTTTTATGATGGAAGAACAGTTCGGATGGCGTGTAGCCCGATATTGCCCTGATGCGATACGAATATTGGACACGGAAGACCTACATTGTCTACGGGAAGCAAGACGATTGGCCTATAAAAGACAAACCGATTACAGAGAAGAATTAGTAACTTTAGAAATAGCTAAAAGGGAAATCGCTAGTATTTTCAGATCGGATTTGACTTTGATGATTTCCGAATTCGAGATGGAGTTGTTGGTGAACAATTTTAAAGTAGATCCGGCAATTATACACTATATTCCGTTATTGGTCGATTCGGAACAAAGTAGTTTAGTACCTTTTGAGGAACGGAAAAATTTTGTTTTTATCGGTAATTTTTTCCATGAACCGAATTGGAATTGTGTCAAAGTGTTGAAAAATGAAATATGGCCGGTATTAAAAGAGAAAGTACCGGAGGCAACAATGCAGATTTACGGAGCTTATGCCACTCAGAAAGTAACAGATCTTCATAATCCGAAAGAACGTTTTTGGATAATGGGAAGAGCAGATGACGCAAAGGAAGTTATTACAAATGCACGGGTTTTGTTGGCACCGATTCGTTTCGGTGCCGGAATAAAAGGAAAATTATTGGAAGCTATGCTTTACGGAACGCCAACAGTAACAACAACCATCGGTGCAGAATCAATGCAGGATAATGGTGACTGGAATGGTTATATTTCAGATGATGCTGCTGCTTTTATTGCAAATGCAGCAACTTTGTATAGCGATTCGGAACTTTGGAATCGCAAACAGCAAAATGGCTACCGGATTGTAAAAGCACGGTATACGGCAAAATGGCATTTGGAAGCCTTAAAACAACGATTACACGATTTACAACATGATCTGAAACAGCATCGGCAAGCTAATTTTATCGGCGCCATGCTACAACATCATTCCATGCAAAGTACGCATTATATGGCAAAGTGGATCGCCGAAAAAAATAAAGCCACCCAATAG
- a CDS encoding NAD(P)/FAD-dependent oxidoreductase, giving the protein MNIPRSSFPRIVIIGGGFAGIALAKKLRNKNVQVVLLDKHNYHTFQPLLYQVATGGLEAGSIAYPIRKVVQDYDNFYFRLAQVKEIDTDAKKVTADIGDLYYDYLVIATGSKTNYFGNKEIEKNSMAMKTIPQSLNIRSLILENFEQALLTNDINERLSLMNFVIVGGGPTGVELAGALAEMKKAILPKDYPDLDVRKMEINLIQGTDKILDAMSPKASRKAEDFLSGLGVSIWKNVRVTNYDGKTVTTNSDLTFESATVIWTAGVKGAAIKGLKPEALAGNERIKVDEFNQVLGYENIFAIGDIAVMEGDKHPMGHPMMAQPALQQGTLLAQNIIKKIQKQKMKPFVYNDKGSMATIGRNKAVVDLPRWHFNGVFAWFVWMFVHLFSLIGFKNKAVVFMNWVYNYIRFDREGRLIIRPYKKKSAQSFTPDEI; this is encoded by the coding sequence ATGAACATTCCCAGGTCGAGTTTTCCACGGATAGTCATCATAGGAGGTGGTTTTGCCGGTATTGCACTGGCTAAAAAATTACGTAATAAAAATGTTCAGGTAGTGCTGTTGGACAAGCACAATTATCACACGTTTCAGCCCTTACTTTATCAGGTGGCAACCGGAGGATTGGAAGCCGGATCGATAGCCTATCCGATCAGAAAAGTGGTACAGGATTATGATAACTTTTATTTCCGATTGGCTCAGGTTAAAGAAATTGATACCGATGCAAAAAAAGTAACGGCCGATATAGGAGATTTGTATTACGATTATCTGGTTATCGCTACGGGATCGAAAACCAATTATTTCGGAAATAAAGAGATCGAAAAAAACAGTATGGCCATGAAAACCATACCGCAATCGCTTAATATTCGAAGTTTGATTCTGGAAAATTTTGAACAGGCTTTGCTGACAAATGATATCAACGAACGATTAAGTCTGATGAATTTCGTTATCGTTGGAGGCGGACCAACAGGAGTTGAATTGGCGGGAGCATTGGCCGAGATGAAAAAAGCGATTCTACCTAAAGATTATCCGGATCTTGATGTACGAAAAATGGAAATCAATCTGATTCAGGGAACCGATAAAATACTGGATGCAATGTCTCCGAAGGCATCCCGAAAAGCAGAAGATTTTTTAAGTGGTTTGGGGGTTAGCATCTGGAAAAATGTAAGGGTGACCAATTACGACGGTAAAACGGTTACCACAAATTCGGATCTGACTTTTGAATCGGCTACTGTAATCTGGACAGCGGGTGTTAAAGGAGCTGCCATTAAAGGTTTAAAACCGGAAGCATTAGCCGGTAATGAACGGATTAAAGTGGATGAATTTAATCAGGTATTAGGATATGAAAACATTTTTGCCATTGGTGATATTGCCGTGATGGAAGGTGATAAACATCCGATGGGACATCCGATGATGGCACAACCGGCATTACAGCAAGGTACATTGCTGGCTCAGAATATCATAAAAAAGATTCAAAAGCAAAAAATGAAGCCTTTTGTATATAACGACAAAGGTTCGATGGCTACTATCGGACGAAATAAAGCAGTTGTCGATCTACCGAGATGGCATTTCAACGGTGTTTTTGCCTGGTTTGTTTGGATGTTTGTCCACTTGTTTTCCTTAATCGGATTTAAAAATAAAGCCGTTGTATTTATGAACTGGGTTTATAATTATATCCGTTTTGATCGGGAAGGACGTTTGATCATTCGACCTTATAAAAAGAAAAGTGCACAGAGTTTTACTCCTGATGAGATATAA
- a CDS encoding porin: MKKYVLIILFLFVQAMMFGQDYQMSNDSISKPIIPKDRLELLKNVDLIFNMRFANDNLFRNGKFEESTFSNNQLRLEIRGKIHDKVYFRFRDRYTKSTDPGSRDNTSRSTDMAYIGIDLTPKMRLNLGKMSADWGGYEFDLNPIDILEYNDIIENADNFLTGVGATYQAFKNHSFGFQILNSRISDFEDVYKDKIPLNLEKAKIPMAYITNWRGSFFGGKLETIYSYSYFKETTQKGMNYYSLGHKYQDKKLTLMYDFKYSNEGVDRKGIITNMIPGEEVEVQQNVEYLENWIRAEYLIFPKVNLSLTLMNSNAYAKDIVAPGSGNSHIRSSYGYIPAVEYLPFKDLNIRFYISYVGRYYKYSTFAQEHLGQVDYNTGRLSIGFIAPLLVL, from the coding sequence ATGAAAAAATATGTTCTTATAATATTGTTTTTATTTGTCCAAGCGATGATGTTCGGCCAGGATTATCAAATGAGTAATGATTCAATTTCAAAGCCGATCATTCCTAAAGATCGACTGGAGTTACTCAAAAATGTGGATTTGATCTTTAATATGCGGTTTGCTAATGATAATCTGTTTCGCAATGGAAAATTTGAAGAATCCACATTTAGTAATAACCAGCTGCGACTTGAAATCAGAGGAAAGATTCATGATAAAGTATATTTCAGATTCAGAGATCGTTATACAAAGAGTACGGATCCCGGTTCACGTGATAATACCAGCCGTTCAACTGATATGGCTTATATCGGTATAGATCTTACTCCAAAAATGCGTTTGAATCTGGGGAAAATGAGTGCCGATTGGGGCGGATATGAGTTTGATCTGAATCCGATTGATATCCTGGAATATAATGATATCATAGAAAATGCGGATAACTTTCTTACTGGTGTAGGTGCTACCTATCAGGCTTTCAAAAACCATTCGTTTGGCTTTCAGATACTGAATTCAAGAATATCTGATTTTGAAGATGTCTACAAAGACAAAATCCCGTTAAATCTTGAAAAAGCAAAAATTCCGATGGCTTATATTACTAATTGGAGAGGAAGTTTTTTCGGAGGAAAGTTGGAAACCATTTATAGTTATAGTTATTTTAAAGAAACTACCCAGAAAGGAATGAATTATTATTCCCTCGGCCATAAATACCAGGATAAAAAACTGACCTTAATGTATGATTTTAAATATAGTAATGAAGGAGTAGACAGAAAAGGAATTATCACCAATATGATCCCGGGAGAAGAAGTAGAAGTGCAGCAAAATGTCGAATATCTGGAGAATTGGATTAGAGCTGAATACCTGATTTTTCCGAAAGTAAATCTGTCCCTGACATTAATGAACAGTAATGCATATGCTAAAGATATTGTTGCTCCGGGCAGTGGTAATAGCCATATCCGATCTAGCTATGGTTATATTCCGGCTGTGGAATACCTGCCTTTTAAAGATTTGAATATCAGGTTCTATATCTCCTATGTTGGGCGCTATTATAAATACTCAACATTTGCACAGGAACATTTAGGACAAGTTGATTACAATACCGGACGCCTTAGTATCGGATTTATTGCACCTTTATTAGTTTTGTAG